One Paraburkholderia aromaticivorans DNA segment encodes these proteins:
- a CDS encoding universal stress protein, with protein MFKHVLVPTDGSTLSDAAIQMAVTLATESGAKVTGLHVIPEFHVLAYGTEMIADTEDQFIQVTRQHADNYLQAVTKAATQAGVECDTVTKNHAHPYEAIISVAAQRSCDLIVMASHGRGGMRALLLGSETLKVLTHCRIPVLVVREQAQTGAGRVEESSRQPSE; from the coding sequence ATGTTCAAGCATGTGCTGGTGCCGACCGATGGTTCCACACTTTCCGACGCCGCTATCCAGATGGCGGTGACGCTTGCCACGGAAAGCGGCGCAAAGGTCACTGGGCTCCATGTCATTCCGGAATTCCATGTCCTTGCGTATGGCACTGAAATGATCGCGGACACCGAGGACCAGTTCATTCAGGTTACCCGGCAGCATGCGGATAACTATCTGCAGGCCGTCACAAAAGCGGCTACCCAGGCCGGTGTCGAGTGCGATACGGTTACCAAAAACCACGCTCACCCGTATGAGGCGATTATCAGCGTGGCAGCGCAACGAAGCTGTGATCTCATTGTCATGGCATCCCACGGCCGAGGCGGCATGCGTGCCTTGTTGCTCGGCAGTGAGACCCTGAAGGTGCTTACGCACTGTCGGATCCCGGTTCTCGTCGTCCGGGAGCAGGCGCAGACCGGTGCGGGCCGTGTTGAGGAATCCAGCAGGCAGCCGTCTGAATAG